The bacterium genome includes the window CCGTGCTCGGGTTGTCGGTCTGCCACATCGCCACCGAGGTCTCCAGGTTCCGCTGGTTGCTCACGCACGACGCCTTCCGTGCGCGCTCGCGGGCCAGCCCGAACTGCGGCAGCAGGATCGCGGCGAGGACCAGGATCACCAAGATCACGATCATCAGCTCGATGAGCGTGAAGCCCCGTTCGTCGCGCTGCATCTTGCTCAAGAGTTTGCGAAGCACTGCATCACCTCCACCTGATGTGCGTACGTCCTGAGTAGCCGTTCACAGCGGAATGACAATCACGCATGAGGCAAGTGATCCCGTCTCTCCCGCGCCCCCTCCTTTCGGCCGTCGATGCGACGCCCGATCACCGGCGCGCTGCGACCCTCAGAACCGCCTGCGTCCCTACTCGTGGTCAGCGTCCGTCATGCCCAAGGGGGCCGCGTGTTAGACGCGACTCGACGTCTAGGTCCCTGCGGCGGTGGGCATATGATCTGCAGCGCACTTGCACGAGATCTCCATCGGAACGACCACGGAGGACAGACGGTGCAACCGGCGATCTCGATCCACGACCTGGCCAAACAGTATCGCAGTTCGCAGCGCTCCGACCGGGCCGCGCTGCTCGGCCTCACCCTGGACGTGCCGCCGGGCGAGATCTACGGATTCCTCGGGCCGAACGGCGCCGGCAAGACGACGACCATCAAGCTCCTGCTCGGGCTCATCCGGCCGACCGGCGGCGGCGGGACCGTCCTCGGGCACCCGTTGGGATCCGTTGAGGCACGGCGGCGGGTCGGGTTTCTTCCCGAATCGCCGTATTTCTACGAATACCTCCGGGGGGACGAGCTCCTTCACTACTACGGTTCGCTGTTCGGCCTCCGGGAGCGGATCCGCCGCGAGCGCGTGGACGCGCTCCTGCGTCTCGTCGGCCTCTGGGAGCAGCGGCGGGTCGGCGTGCGCAAGTACTCCCGCGGGATGCTCCAGCGGCTTGGGCTCGCGCAGGCGTTGATCAACGATCCGGATCTCGTGATCCTGGACGAACCCGCGGGCGGGCTCGACCCGATCGGCCGGCGGGAGATGCGCGACGTGCTGCTTGCGCTGCGCGAACAGGGCAAGACCGTGTTCCTCAGTTCGCACATTCTCGCGGAGGTCGAAACGGTCTGCGATCGCGTCGCGATCCTCAACCGCGGCGAGCTCGCGGCCGTCGGCCGGATCGGCGACCTCCTCGGCGCGAGCCGGGAGATGGAGCTCACGATTCACGGGGCCAACGGCTCGCTCGGCCGTCACATCGAGGCGATCCCGGGCGCGACGATCTACCACGGCACCGACGCCACCGTGGTCGTCGTGCCCGAGCAGCGCTTTGTCTACCCGATCATCGATCTCGTGCGGGAGACCGGCGGCCAGATCGTGTCCCTCGGCGCCAAGCGTGAGCGGCTCGAGGATCTCTTCGTCAAGCTTGTCGGGCGGCGGGAAGGAGGTGACGCATGAACCCGGCCGTCACCCTGACCGTCGCGGCGCAGGTCATGCGGGAAGCGTGGCGGCGGCGGACGCTGCCGGTCCTCGCCCTGTTCGGGTGCGGGATCATCATCAGCAGCGCCTTCCTGTCGTTCTTCCAGCTGGGCGTTGAGATCAAATTCTTCAAGGACGTCGCCATCACGGTGATCTTCTTGTTCGGGGCGATGGTCACGGTCGTGCTCGTCAGCACTCAGTTGTCCGGTGAGATCGAAAGCCGCACGATCTACAACGTGCTGAGCAAACCGGTCCGGCGCGTCGAGCTCGTCCTCGGCAAGTTCGCGGGGTCCATCGCCGCGACCGCGCTCGCCGTCGCGCCGATGGTGGCCATTCTCGTGTTCTTCATCCACGTCGACCAGGGCGGCGGGATGTTCGAGGCCGTCAAGGCCGGGTATCTGCTGTGGCTGTCGTTCGTCGTCCTCTCGGCGATCGCGTTTGCGATCGCCTCCTTCAGCGGCTCGGTCGCGTGCGCGGCGCTGACGATCCTTGTCCTGGTGCTCAGCTATCTCAAGTCCGCCGTCACCACGTACATCGCGCTCGTGTCGCACAGCCGCGTCGCGACCGACGTCGGCCAGGCGTTCTACTACTTGCTCCCCAATTTCGAGAACTTCAACGTCCGGACCGCCGTGGTCCACAACACGGTCGTACCGTGGCCGTATCTTTTCCGAACGAGCCTGTACGCCACGGCGCTGGTTGCCTTCTTTCTGTACATCGGTGTCCAGGTGTTCCAGGAGCGTGAATTCTAATGACCGCCGCCGGAACCCGCGTCCGTGTGGCGATCACGGCGGCGCTCCTGCTGGCCTGCGTGGCCGGCACGCAGGCATTGGTCGACGCTGACCGGCTGGCCGTCAACGACGAGGCCGGGGTGCCCTTCACCGCGGCCGCCGTCATGGTCCGCAGCTTCACCGGTCAGATCCGGGGCTTGCTCGCGGACTTCCTGTGGCTGCGCGTCGACGAATATCAGCATCGCCGCCGCATCGTGAACGGCGACGTCCTTCGCGCGGACGACGAGGCGCTCATGCCGCTCGTGCGCCTGATCACGTGGCTCAACCCGCATTTCACCGACGCCTACGCCCTCGGCGGTCAATGGCTCGCCTTCCACTTTGGGCGTCCCCGCGAAGCGGTGGCGTTCTACGAAGAGGGCATCCGCAACAACCCCCGCGACGCCGAGCTGCTGACGGGCGCCGCTTGGGTGTATTGGCGGCTCCTGCACGATCCGGCCAAGGGCGCCGCCAGGGCCGAGCAGGCCGCCCGTGTCACCGATGATGACATCGCAAAGTTCCAGGCCCTCTGGTTCGTCGCGCACATCCTCGCCGACGGCGGCGATCGGGCCGGCGCGATCCGCGCGTGGACACAGGTCGGCCGGATCCCGGGCTATGAGCAGACGGCCCGCTACTGGATCGCCCGCCTCTCCCGGCCGGCTTCTGCCGGGGGCGCGCCGACGTCGGGCGCCGGGAAGCCGCGGCCGTGACGACGATGATGAAGCGCCTCCTTCAGCTGGCCACCGCGCTCGTGCTGGTCAGCGCCGTCGTGCTGGTGACGCAGTGGGCCTATCCGGCGGGCCATCTCGCCGTCCATCTCGGACGCCCCGAATATTCGCGGGTCGTCGGAGAGGCCGAGATCTACGTGACGATCGATCTGCGGCTTGTCAACGTCGGCATCGAGCCGGTCACCGTCGACCGGGAACACTTCCTGCTCGTCGACAGCCAGGGGCACACCTATCGGAGCGATCCCTCGACACACTTTCTGCGCAACCATTTCGACGTGACGGTGATCCCCCCGCTGCGCGACATTCAGGGAGCGACGGTCTTCCGGATCGCCCCCGGCCGGAGGGCGGCCGAATTGATTTTCGTCACCACGACGGGACAGATCGCGCACTTCCGGCTGTGACGCGAGGATGACTCCCGCCCGCCAGATCGCGGCCCTCGCCGCCGCGGCGGCCCTGGTGGCCGCGGGGTTCGTCGCGCTCGGCCGCGGCGCACAACCGGCCCCGGTCGCCGTCGGCGTCTCGCCGGGATCACCCGGACCGGGATCACCCGCGGCTGCCGGGGCGGCCCATGAGCCGCCGGCGCGCGCCGGGCAGCCGTCCACCGGCGCCTCCGATTCGGGGGACGCCATGGACGCCGGGGACATTCTCGAACC containing:
- a CDS encoding type II secretion system protein; protein product: MLRKLLSKMQRDERGFTLIELMIVILVILVLAAILLPQFGLARERARKASCVSNQRNLETSVAMWQTDNPST
- a CDS encoding ABC transporter ATP-binding protein; translated protein: MQPAISIHDLAKQYRSSQRSDRAALLGLTLDVPPGEIYGFLGPNGAGKTTTIKLLLGLIRPTGGGGTVLGHPLGSVEARRRVGFLPESPYFYEYLRGDELLHYYGSLFGLRERIRRERVDALLRLVGLWEQRRVGVRKYSRGMLQRLGLAQALINDPDLVILDEPAGGLDPIGRREMRDVLLALREQGKTVFLSSHILAEVETVCDRVAILNRGELAAVGRIGDLLGASREMELTIHGANGSLGRHIEAIPGATIYHGTDATVVVVPEQRFVYPIIDLVRETGGQIVSLGAKRERLEDLFVKLVGRREGGDA
- a CDS encoding ABC transporter permease subunit gives rise to the protein MNPAVTLTVAAQVMREAWRRRTLPVLALFGCGIIISSAFLSFFQLGVEIKFFKDVAITVIFLFGAMVTVVLVSTQLSGEIESRTIYNVLSKPVRRVELVLGKFAGSIAATALAVAPMVAILVFFIHVDQGGGMFEAVKAGYLLWLSFVVLSAIAFAIASFSGSVACAALTILVLVLSYLKSAVTTYIALVSHSRVATDVGQAFYYLLPNFENFNVRTAVVHNTVVPWPYLFRTSLYATALVAFFLYIGVQVFQEREF
- a CDS encoding DUF4352 domain-containing protein — its product is MMKRLLQLATALVLVSAVVLVTQWAYPAGHLAVHLGRPEYSRVVGEAEIYVTIDLRLVNVGIEPVTVDREHFLLVDSQGHTYRSDPSTHFLRNHFDVTVIPPLRDIQGATVFRIAPGRRAAELIFVTTTGQIAHFRL